The Streptococcus sanguinis genome contains the following window.
GGCTTACTACAAAGAAGGTATAAAAGTTACAGATATTCTAAAAGCTCTTGGAAGATCAAAACAGACCATCTACAATGTCATCAACTATCTGAAAGAGGGGCACTCTGCTTATGATTACTATAACCGATATAAAATCAATAAGAAACGCTGTGGCAGGAATAAAACAAGGCTTACACAAGCAGAAAAAGATTTTATCCAAACTCATTTAAATCTAAGCTGGAGCCTTGATGTCATTAAGGGAGCTTATCCAGATAGGATTTCTTGTTCTATGAGAACTCTCTATCGACTAGCAGACCGTGGTATTCTAAAGAAAGAGGATCTCCCTTGGAAAGGCAAAAGAAAACCAAATGGTCATAGCGAAAAACGAGGAAAACAAGCGTTTCGCAGAGATTTACGTGAGAGAGCAGCCATTTATCCTAATTTTAAGACAGAATTTGGTCATCTAGAAGGGGATACCATTGTTGGCGAGAAACACAAAAGTGCGGTTATTACTTTGGTAGAACGCCTCTCAAAAGCCATCATCACACTGAAAACTAATGGACGGAAAGCAAGTGATATTGAGGTTTCCATCAATCAATGGTTGTCTCAAGTCCCCAGCCATCTCTTTAAGTCGATAACTTTTGATTGTGGGAAAGAATTTTCTAATTGGAAGTCTATTTCGAATGCGCATGACATTGATATTTTCTTTGCGGATCCAGGCTGTCCTGGTCAAAGAGGCCTCAATGAACATTCTAATGGCTTATTAAGACGAAATGGATTACCGAAACAAATGGATTTTACTGCTATTTCTCAAAATTATTTATCAGCTATCGCTGATAAAAGAAATAGAATTCCTAGGAAATCTTTAAATTATCAAACACCATACCAAGTTTTTCTGAGTTACTTGAAAAGTCTAACTTAATTTGACAATTTAGGTTTTTAAAAATTGAAATCTTTTTGTCCCAAACTCTTTTATTTTTTGTTTAATGCCTGAGACAAGTTCTGACGTAAATTTTCTAATTCCTTGAGCTGATGGCGGTCTCGGTAGAAATTAAGATGACTTTTAGCTATATCATAGTAAGAATCAAAGTCTTGGGACAAAAGCTCAGCACAAGCAGGATCCTTTAGGCGATCGGTCAACAGTCGATGCTTGATAACTGCAATCAGATAGTAAATTAAGCCCTTATCCCTTGGATTCCCATATCGTTTGATTAGATCGTCCTTCTTTCGCAAGAGTGCTAGCACCGGCTGGTAGTCTCCCCTTTCACAGCTAATCAAGGCCAGATAGACTTCCAGTTGAGTCTCTTTCCAAGGGAAGCTGAGGGACTCCAAAGCTGTTTTCGCTTTGAGGAAAATCCGCTCCGCCTGCTCATAATCTTTCAGCTGATAATAGGTCATACCCAAGCCGATGTAGAAAGCAAAAATCGAAGGCTCCGCTGTTTTATTTTCTGTCAGCTCAATGGCTTCCTTCTGATGGGCCAGCGCTGTCGTGAAATTCCCGCGAATCTGCTCAATCTCTGCCAGATAGTCTAGAGCCGCCGCAATCTGAATCGAGTACTTGGAACGAAGAGAAGCTGTCAGACTAAAACAGTCAATAGATTGGTAGAGATGATGAAGTGCCTGCTCCTCATCCCCAATCATGAGATGATAGAGCCCCTTGAGCCGGAGGTTGATAGCAATGGCCTCGTGATTATTGTCCTGGACCGAAGCATCCAGAGCCAGCTCCGTATAGTAGCGCATCTCAGAGATATTCTCCGTCTGGATGCAGTAATAAATCATCTGCCGATAGCCTTCTAGGAGAAAATCCATCTGCTGCAGCTCCTTGGCCGAAGCAATCACCTGTTGAATATTGTCCATTCCCTGCTGGTAATTCCCCGTCCGGATAGCATAGCGCCCTTCTAGATAGAGGAAACGAAGAAGCAGGAGCTGGAAATCCCTTTGATTTTGGTGTTTGCTTTTCAGCTCCTCTATTGCCTGACGGATGCGATCAAATTGCTCCAAAACAGCCGACTGATTATTGTCCTCAGTCTTTTCAATGAATCCAAACTCCCGCGAATAAATTGGAAATAGCTCGTGATGAAACTGCAGAGTAGCCTCGAGATAATGCAACTCGTACTCCAGAGACTTAATCAATTGCTTGGACATCTTGTAGTGATAGGCGATTTCATTGAGCAGCTGAGCATGATAGAGAGAGTCTCCCAGCTGGTCTTCCATGCCTTGGGCAATCTGATGATGCAGCATTCGCTTCTTGGCAAGTGACAAGCGCTCATAGGCGTAGAGTCTCAAAAGCTCCTGACTGAATCGCAGGACTAATTCCTCAGCCTGCTCCTCCTCAATCAACAGCTGCTTCTGCCCAAACTCCTCAGTGATTTCGACCACTTCTTCCATCGGCAGGCCTAATAGCCTAGCTAAGAGCGAAACCGACGCAGGAGCCCTAAAACAAGCCAGATAGTCCACCAACTCTTCCTCTTGACTGCTCAGGTAATCCAGCTTCAGAGACAGCTTAGCCTTAATAGCCGGAGTCAGCGGATGAAACTTCTCTCCCCGCAGGAGCTGCTCAGCATATTCCGACAGGAAGAAAGGGATGCCTTGACTGACCCGATAAATATCTTCAAGGAGTTCTTCAGATATGGTTAGCTGACCTGTCTGGGCTTGCAAGTAAGCCGCACTATCCTTAAAATTCATCGGCTGCAGCTCGATAAAGCCTAGCTTATTGCGTACCAACAGGTGATTGAAAAAATGTTCCAAATAAGAAGGGGTGCTCAGATGCTTGGTCAGCACAAAGGCCACAGGATAGCCAGTCAAATGATTCATAACTTGCTCCAAGACAGCAACGCTGGACTTATCCATCCAGTGACAGTCCTCAATCAAGATTATCAAAGCTTTTTTCTTAGAAATCTTCTGCAGAATATCCACCACAAACTGAGCCAGCTTGTCCGCATCCAACTGAAGACTAGAAGTACCGCCTGTCAAAATGGGAAAATAACTCTCCAAAATGACCTGCCACTGACTGATAGAGAGAATCTGGTGCTGAATAACCAAGTCCCCCAGGCCGTCCAGCAAACCACGCCAAGGCTGCAGCTCTGCCTTCATCTCTTCCTTGAAGCACTCCGCCATGACAATCTGGAAATACTTGGTCTGGTTGGCCAGTACTTGACGAGTCACTGTCCGCTTGCCGATACCAGTACCACCGACTAGAACCAGAGCACGCGCCTCCTGAGCCTCTATCACCTTAGAGAAATAAGATTCCAAACGCTTGATTTCATCAACCCGCCCGAAAAAGTGATCCGTATTGCGTAGAAACTGCTTGGTCTTGCGCTCGCTACGGTCCTTGGCAAGCACCTCATGATATAGTTGCTGGATTGGTTCCGTAGGGCTAATGCCCAGTTCCTTATCT
Protein-coding sequences here:
- a CDS encoding IS30 family transposase, producing the protein MTYTHLTTNELVMIEAYYKEGIKVTDILKALGRSKQTIYNVINYLKEGHSAYDYYNRYKINKKRCGRNKTRLTQAEKDFIQTHLNLSWSLDVIKGAYPDRISCSMRTLYRLADRGILKKEDLPWKGKRKPNGHSEKRGKQAFRRDLRERAAIYPNFKTEFGHLEGDTIVGEKHKSAVITLVERLSKAIITLKTNGRKASDIEVSINQWLSQVPSHLFKSITFDCGKEFSNWKSISNAHDIDIFFADPGCPGQRGLNEHSNGLLRRNGLPKQMDFTAISQNYLSAIADKRNRIPRKSLNYQTPYQVFLSYLKSLT
- a CDS encoding tetratricopeptide repeat protein; amino-acid sequence: MSKNLLRLKLLGSPSVFLNQEEVFFPFAKINALLYYLHINGAVNREEIAGILWENKDNQTAKKNLRNTIYQANKLLGGEWIVAPNRTVLSLNPECAIQSDVELFTDHPAEHLSLYQGDFLQGFYLKDSEAFDYWVSKMRTRYEQLYIQACYQQLEAEKDQLDLEEAERNLRRLISIDEFDEKNYHLLMKLYQDNDRPGKVIETYYKLVNILDKELGISPTEPIQQLYHEVLAKDRSERKTKQFLRNTDHFFGRVDEIKRLESYFSKVIEAQEARALVLVGGTGIGKRTVTRQVLANQTKYFQIVMAECFKEEMKAELQPWRGLLDGLGDLVIQHQILSISQWQVILESYFPILTGGTSSLQLDADKLAQFVVDILQKISKKKALIILIEDCHWMDKSSVAVLEQVMNHLTGYPVAFVLTKHLSTPSYLEHFFNHLLVRNKLGFIELQPMNFKDSAAYLQAQTGQLTISEELLEDIYRVSQGIPFFLSEYAEQLLRGEKFHPLTPAIKAKLSLKLDYLSSQEEELVDYLACFRAPASVSLLARLLGLPMEEVVEITEEFGQKQLLIEEEQAEELVLRFSQELLRLYAYERLSLAKKRMLHHQIAQGMEDQLGDSLYHAQLLNEIAYHYKMSKQLIKSLEYELHYLEATLQFHHELFPIYSREFGFIEKTEDNNQSAVLEQFDRIRQAIEELKSKHQNQRDFQLLLLRFLYLEGRYAIRTGNYQQGMDNIQQVIASAKELQQMDFLLEGYRQMIYYCIQTENISEMRYYTELALDASVQDNNHEAIAINLRLKGLYHLMIGDEEQALHHLYQSIDCFSLTASLRSKYSIQIAAALDYLAEIEQIRGNFTTALAHQKEAIELTENKTAEPSIFAFYIGLGMTYYQLKDYEQAERIFLKAKTALESLSFPWKETQLEVYLALISCERGDYQPVLALLRKKDDLIKRYGNPRDKGLIYYLIAVIKHRLLTDRLKDPACAELLSQDFDSYYDIAKSHLNFYRDRHQLKELENLRQNLSQALNKK